One window from the genome of Amaranthus tricolor cultivar Red isolate AtriRed21 chromosome 9, ASM2621246v1, whole genome shotgun sequence encodes:
- the LOC130824083 gene encoding protein TIFY 10a-like: protein MSTSSAIGDFSRFPSHNQKMSFSQTCNLLSQYVKDKRALGISGNIDSRGPATMNLFPVTGKQVASEDPNACVGKTINLFPQLSGFNSGVNKRASPEPPTPQMTIFYGGKVLVFNDLPADKAKEVMDLAISFEASLKKRKVETTISTPSSPGAVPVSGQNANPTLISNHNSKQNLTTAPKFVNHVVSPAVPNVSELPIARKASLHRFLEKRKDRLVGKLPCDGANEGSPKPAEGKAASAWLGLNSLQGFQMQKQQQP from the exons ATGTCAACTTCATCTGCTATTGGTGATTTTAGCAGATTTCCAAGCCATAACCAAAAAATGAGTTTCTCACAAACTTGTAATCTTCTAAGTCAGTATGTTAAGGATAAACGTGCTCTTGGAATTTCTGGAAATATTGATTCTCGAG gaCCTGCTACTATGAATTTATTTCCGGTCACTGGGAAACAAGTAGCCTCTGAAGATCCTAATGCATGTGTTGGGAAAACTATTAATCTGTTTCCTCAACTCTCTGGCTTCAATTCTGg TGTGAACAAGCGTGCTAGCCCTGAACCTCCAACTCCCCAAATGACGATCTTCTATGGTGGAAAAGTCTTGGTTTTTAATGACTTGCCTGCCGACAAGGCAAAGGAAGTCATGGATCTCGCTATCAGCTTTGAAGCTAGCCTCAAGAAACGAAAAGTTGAAACCACCATTTCAACTCCCTCCAGCCCTGGTGCTGTCCCTGTGTCGGGCCAAAATGCCAATCCAACCTTGATTTCGAACCATAACTCAAAGCAGAACTTGACTACTGCCCCTAAATTTGTGAACCACGTTGTTTCACCTGCTGTGCCTAATGTGTCTG AGCTGCCTATTGCGAGGAAGGCTTCTCTTCATCGTTTTCTCGAGAAGAGAAAAGATAG GCTTGTGGGCAAACTCCCGTGTGATGGTGCGAATGAAGGGTCACCGAAGCCTGCCGAGGGCAAGGCAGCATCAGCATGGCTTGGACTGAATTCTCTTCAAGGCTTCCAGATGCAGAAACAGCAGCAACCCTAG